The DNA window ATTTTGTTATTCCATTAACTTCAAAAAGAATTTCATTATTTATCATATTCTTTCACCTTTTTAAATTTTTCCATTAAAGCTCTTCTTGTTCCTATCAAGAATTTTGTATGTTCATGTTTGGCATTTGTCATAATTTCTTTTGTAGTTCCCTTTTCAACAATTTCGCCATTTTGCATAACTATTAAATTATCTGCTAAATTTGTAAGTACTCCTAAATCATGTGTTACAAATAAAAGAGAAACATTTAACTCTTTTTTCAAGATTATAAATTCATCTATGATATCTTTTTGATTCAAAGAATCAATAGCAGTTGTTGGTTCATCTGCAATTATTAATTTTGGCTTTAAGGCTATTGCGACAGCTATCATTATCCTTTGTAACATTCCTCCACTTAATTCATGAGGATATTTTTTTAAAACTTCTTCAATATCTTTTAATCTCATTTTTTCCAAAGATTCCACTGCTAGTTTATAGGCTTCATCTTTATTAATATTTAGATGCTCTAAAAAAGTTTCTATAAGTTGATTTCCAATAGTATACAGTGGATCAAAAGAAGTCATAGGATTTTGAAGTATCATACAAATTTCCTTACCTCTAATATTTCTGCTTTCTTCTTTTTTTAAAGTTAGTAAATTTCTTCCACCAAATATTATTTCTCCACTTGCTTCTAAATTTTCTTTTAAGATTCCAAGTATAGACTTACAAGTCATACTCTTTCCACTTCCACTTTCACCTAGTATTCCTAAACAACTATTTTCTTCCATATTAAAACTTATATTTTTAACTATTTCTTTTCCTGATTTTTTTATCTTAACTGATAAATTTTTAACTTCTAATAACATTATTTATCAGCCTCCTTAGTATCAAAAATATCACGGAAAGAATCTCCTAATAAGTTAAATATTGTAACAACTGTAAGTATTGCAATACCTGGCACTAACATTTGTCCTGGTCTTGTTTGAATAACATTTTTAGCTTCATTAAGCATTGCTCCCCATTCTGCTGTTGGTGCTTGAACTCCCAATCCCAAGAATGAAAGACTTGAAATACTTAAAATTACCCAACCAATATCTAATGTTATAAGAATTATTAATTCTGGTAAAATTGCAGGAATTATATGTTTTCTAAAAATATAAAAAGGACTTGCTCCTGTTATTTTTGAGAATAATATATAATTTTTATTATTTTGTTTTATAACATTACCCCTTATCATTCTTGCATACCACATCCACTTAACAACCACATTGGCTATAATAACATTTCTAATTCCAACACCTAAAGCTCCAACTATTGCTAGTATCATAACTTGGCTTGGAAAAGACATCATTATATCACAAAATCTCATTAAAGCTTCATCAAGTATTCCTCTAAAATATCCTGAAACTAAGCCTACTGTAAGTCCAATTATAATAGTAGGTACCATAGTTAAAATTGCTAAGAATAAAGTTGTTCTTACTCCATAAATAAGTCTTGTAAATGTATCTCTACCTAAGTAATCAGTTCCTAACCAGTGTTCAGCAGAAGGTTTTGCAAATTTTTTAATTATATCTCCCTCAACTGGATTGTATTTTGTTATATAAGGTGCAAATATTCCAAGTAATATAATTATAAATAATATTAATAGGCATAGTATTACTAATTTATCTTTTAATATCTTTTTTATCACTTACTATCACCACCAGCTAATCTTGGGTCTATTAGGCAACTTGCAATATCTACTAATAGATTACAAATTATAAATAATATTCCCATTAAAAGGATATATGCTTGAATTAGAGGATAATCTCTACTAAAAATTGCATTTACACAAAGTCTGCCTATTCCAGGAAGAACAAAAATATTTTCAATAATAA is part of the Fusobacterium nucleatum genome and encodes:
- a CDS encoding ABC transporter permease subunit, which translates into the protein MIKKILKDKLVILCLLILFIIILLGIFAPYITKYNPVEGDIIKKFAKPSAEHWLGTDYLGRDTFTRLIYGVRTTLFLAILTMVPTIIIGLTVGLVSGYFRGILDEALMRFCDIMMSFPSQVMILAIVGALGVGIRNVIIANVVVKWMWYARMIRGNVIKQNNKNYILFSKITGASPFYIFRKHIIPAILPELIILITLDIGWVILSISSLSFLGLGVQAPTAEWGAMLNEAKNVIQTRPGQMLVPGIAILTVVTIFNLLGDSFRDIFDTKEADK
- a CDS encoding ABC transporter ATP-binding protein, translated to MLLEVKNLSVKIKKSGKEIVKNISFNMEENSCLGILGESGSGKSMTCKSILGILKENLEASGEIIFGGRNLLTLKKEESRNIRGKEICMILQNPMTSFDPLYTIGNQLIETFLEHLNINKDEAYKLAVESLEKMRLKDIEEVLKKYPHELSGGMLQRIMIAVAIALKPKLIIADEPTTAIDSLNQKDIIDEFIILKKELNVSLLFVTHDLGVLTNLADNLIVMQNGEIVEKGTTKEIMTNAKHEHTKFLIGTRRALMEKFKKVKEYDK